ATCTGAGCACCACAATGCACAGTTAGATCTGCACAATTTCAGAACTTCGAGCAGAAAGAATGTGGGAGAAGTATGAGGTGTGTGGACTTTGACAGCCTATTTGGAGCTGTCAACTTGGGAAAATAGTCCTTCAAAGCTGCCTGACAGCTTCGCCGCAGCCCCTTCTACCCTTTGATAATCCTGACATTAAGAAAAAAAAGATTCTGTCAGAAATACTACGACATCGTCAAGCATACTATCATCAGTCCTATGTCAAAGCCCCTATGATAATCGTGACATTAAGAAAAAAATATTCTGTAAGAAAACTACGACATAGTCAAGCATACTATCATCAGTCCTGTGTCAAGCCATCCGTTTGGGATGCTAGAGCAGTCAATAGCATAGTTCCGTGACATAATCAGTTCTCCCCATACACACTTGGTTGGAGATTACAGATTGTTTTTCTTTGCAAGAATATTAAGGGATGTAATAATATACATTATCAGCTCCTATTGTTATTTCCTACACAAGAGCCCATATAACAGAGTACCAATTTTTCCAACTAGCATGCGGCTAGAATTTTAAATAACATTTATGAATGCTTGGTGGAAGAGGAAGGACTCTGCTGCAAAGAATAATACTGATACCTTTCCAATAAGACTCACAACCAACGGCCCCTTTCTCGAAATCCGATGAGAACCTGCATATCCAAAACGTCAATCAACAATAATCAAAACGTAAAGATAAATGAACTATTTTCCTTGCTGATTAACTAGATAATTAAACTAGAGCCTCCTATTACAGGCATCATACCTATGTACACATCAGAAAACTCCAAGCATAGCTTTGCAACCACCGGAGCAATTTTGACCTGAACAAGCATTCCACAAACCCGAATTAGATAAAGACTGAAATATTTCTTTATAACATTTAAGCCTCAAAGTTCACTTTTGATAAATGACAAGAAAACTGAATACTGAACACAAATGTAAGTATCCTACTGTAACCACCATGACGGCACCACTGGAACTGTAGAGTCAATCCCCGGTGTAAGGGTAAAACATagtataaagttgagacacttattttgggacggagggagtacataataaTAAGTTAAGCAGAACGCAATGGAAGTCATGAACATAATGTTTCGTCAAATATAAATTGTTGAAATAAAGTGATTATTACTAAAGACATGCAGTTTTCTACATAAAGGTCTATGTGGACACAAAGTTAGTTTGCAATCATAAATATCAGTAGAGCACTTGTAGAATACTCTCTGAGTTTGTAACAGTAAATACATGGCAATTTGAACATAGGTACAGCTTCCAACATGCAACTTTGATGGGTCTTCCCATTCTCATACGTTAGTAAACGATTATAAAATTATTATAGTAAAAAGGGCAGCCCGGTGCATGTAGCTCCCGCTTTACCACTGCGCCGAGGCTCCCCTTCTTATAAAATTACTGCAATGTAAAAATATGTTTCATGGCAAACCTAATAATATTATTTCACTTGACCCACCTGTATGTTTTACATATGCTACGAGTCAAAGTTACAGAAGTCGATGCACGCTTTCTAGGGCATCGATATATTTACAAATTGACATAGTAGTTTTCAATAACAGATTTAGAATTCACAACAAAAAAGAACATATTTAGAGAAGACAAAGATGCATACATCTGGGAGTAAAGTGCTGAGATGTTTTGATACAAAAGGTTTCGTCCTCAGTAAACCACTCTCTTGGGTATCCAGAAGACAATTCCACTCCATGTCCAGTTCATCCACATTAGTTGCAGAAAGAATGATCACATTCTTGCATTTGATCTGCATAGGAAGTTATCTTTGAGTCAAATGAAAAAAGGGAGTGTGTGCTAGCATGTTTTAAAACGCAATCTGAGCACTCCTTGCAAGTCTAGGCATTTTCAGATCAATGCTAATTGAACGCCAGACTTTACGTTCAGTAACAATGATTAATATTTTAGACAGAAAGTATGTCTTGTTTCCCCAGATAATTGCCTTTCACCATTTGGTTTGAATATCATTTTCTCCACTCTTTTGTCCAATGTGTTCTCTCATGAAATGTTGACGAAACCAAACCTTGTGGCAAAAGGGAAATGAGGTTTTGAACCACATATGATAGTTCTGCAGAATCTAGATCTCTATGAAAGGCAAAAAAAGAGGCACCAAATATTTCAGTATTGATCCAAAAGAAATGCACCAAGAAAACAGAACATACCAGTGGCAACGGGAGCATCTTGTGATGTAATAATTCGGTAATACCTTCTGGCAACAAAGCCATCTGAAGAGAAGTGGAAATGAGTTAAATTATGAACTGCAGTTTGTACTTTTCCCAGAATAATCATACACATGCATATATATTCAATAGATCTAATTAAATCCAGATTACCTCATTTCGATCACCAATGTAACTGTTTCCTATGAGTTGACTAAGATGCTCCTCAAACTCTTCATCAGGAGCCTCCATAAATGAAAAGCAAACGTTAGTTGATGCAAGGAAATGGCATTTTATCAAGGGAGATTCATGAAACAGCCATTGGCATATAACAACAATTCATGGATATGCAGTTTTTACATTTGATGGTGCTGGGACAAAATGATTTCTTGCTATAGTAATAGTGCAACCCTATCAGTCAACACACAATATTTTCTTAGCTAAATAACAAGAAAAATGCAGAAATCACACCCAAGTGCAAGAACAGCAGGAATTTATACACACAAAACAATCAAGCATGAATTAATAGTATAAGAAGTCATTTAGCAGCACGGAAATGTTAGTGAACGCACCAGGCGAACTCCAAATGCTTTTGCAACACCAGCCAATGAAACATCTGAATGTAGAGGCCCAAGTCCCCCAAAAATAAATACCTGTACAATATCAATCACATCACATGCCAAACTTGAAAAGGCCTAAAATGCAAAAGCCTACAGAAACTAACCACGTCATCAGTAGATTTACATTGTTCGACTTCCTCGGCAACAGAATCAATCTGCAATGCAATCACTTATGTGTCCATTAGATTTAAATGCAAAGAAACATGACAAAGTCGGAGCTTAATAGTACACTTGGTAACAATACTGCAGCAATCTATATGTGGACAATTGAGCTACCATATAAAAGATGTAGGACATACGGCTACGCAGATCCATGATATACAACTTACTTCATTGTGAACAACCGTGACTTGAGAAACTCGCCAGCCAATTTCATGAAGCTTCTTGCACAAGGCTGCGCCAAATTTATCCTCAACTGTGCCAAACCTGAATCACAAAAATGAATGAATGTCTATTTAGTGTATAAAAACAATGACAGTATCCACAAAAAAATGCCCAAGTCTAGTCATCAATCAAGGATAATCAATGAAATTTACGAAACTGTGCCAAAACTGAAACAGGAACACACTTCTAACAGTAATAAATAAGCCTTGTATCAAATATACTTCGGATTAATTATGGGATAACTGGTTGCACTTGTATTGAGTTAAATGATCAAGCCGCATTCTCTTAAGGCAGACAAATGGGCTACCACCCTTTCCTGATTCTTTTATTACTATACAATAATTTGTTTTGTATCAAGTGGCTTCGGAAGTATAAcaacactagtgtcaaaaacgctcttatattatgggacggagtgAGTAGCATTTATCTAAAAGGCAaggcaaagaagaaaaggaatttGCAAAGATTTCACATAAACTTCAATGATCATAAAACTGACCAGGATGAAGCAAATGCAAGACTAAACATCATGTAAGTATCAGAGATTACTCACAATATTTCATCACCAACTACAATAACTGAAGCCGAACGTGAGATCATTTGCTCTCCCTCAGCATTGTTCATGCCATTGCTTGCAACAGAATTAGTTTCCGTTTTGTTGCTAGTCTTCTTCGCTCTCCCAGCTCTTTCAAGTCTTCCATCTGATAACATGTATGCCGGTCTAAAGCTGTTCCCAGTAGATGAATCACTAAGAAGTGCATTTGGAACAGTATCATATATGCTCCCAATGGATGTATACCTGCAATGAGGGCAAGCACACAAAAACTTAATACAAATCAGGAAGTTCAAATTAGATCTCAAGAGTACTT
The Aegilops tauschii subsp. strangulata cultivar AL8/78 chromosome 3, Aet v6.0, whole genome shotgun sequence genome window above contains:
- the LOC109753648 gene encoding uncharacterized protein produces the protein MEIDAAVRASSDARLRTKYDNAVYVVQRAFALYPFGEIAFSFNGGKDSTVLLHLIRAGYYLHKTSCGDEAQINTVQNCPLRTIYFETPCAFPEINSFTYETVSTYGLPLETIRSDFKSGLEGLLKEKSTKAIFIGTRIGDPNAVGQEQFSPSSPGWPPFMRVNPILDWSYRDVWSFLLTCKVKYCSLYDEGYTSIGSIYDTVPNALLSDSSTGNSFRPAYMLSDGRLERAGRAKKTSNKTETNSVASNGMNNAEGEQMISRSASVIVVGDEILFGTVEDKFGAALCKKLHEIGWRVSQVTVVHNEIDSVAEEVEQCKSTDDVVFIFGGLGPLHSDVSLAGVAKAFGVRLAPDEEFEEHLSQLIGNSYIGDRNEMALLPEGITELLHHKMLPLPLIKCKNVIILSATNVDELDMEWNCLLDTQESGLLRTKPFVSKHLSTLLPDVKIAPVVAKLCLEFSDVYIGSHRISRKGPLVVSLIGKDYQRVEGAAAKLSGSFEGLFSQVDSSK